GGATGACCGAAAACTTGAGATACTACTTCAATACCGATTCCAATTGCGATTCCTACCTCTCTTGTTACATGTTCAACAAAAAGAAACAAGATACACTCTACTATTATAAGGTGGGTCTGACGTATTCGAGTGCGCAAAAGAAAAAAGCGTGCCCCGCTGGTTGGCACTTGCCCTCTAGTGATGAATGGAAAGACCTGCTTGCCACTGCGGCAACGACTGGAGCCCTGTTGGCTAATGACGGAGTTTGGAATAGTATAATGATGAATCCCACCAATGCAACTGGTTTCACGATGGTGGCGACCAACAAGGATTACGACGGCTTCCAGAAACCGGGTTCCGGTAACGATGCTCAGTTTTGGGCGAGTGACGAACGGTCGTTTGAAAGCATCACGATAGATACAATCTATGTAGAGTATGCTACTGAAGTGCCTGTAGATACTTTGCCAGCCGATACGATTGTCGTTGATAGTACCACCGCTCCGGACTCGGTTGAAATCAAGGATCCCGAAATGAAGTTTTTCCTTGACACAACCTATACGATGAATCATCGTGAATATGTTGTGAAACAATCATTCCTCTCTGGTTTCGAAGTCTTTCCCGTTGATTCCGGCGACTATCACAATTCGTCCAATATCCGCTGCGTCATGGATTACTAAACGCAAGACGTTATTAAAAAAAGGTGGAAACGTTGTGTTTCCACCTTTTGGTTCATATGAAAAGAGAAATGCTTACTTGAACTGAGCCGTTATGTTCGTATTGCCGCTGATGTCAATCAGGCGCGGGTTGGCGGTGCTGCCATCGGACCATCCGCTAAATACGCTGCCAGCCGAAGGAATGGCTTGGAGCTGCATCTGCATCCCGGTAAAGAACTTGCCTTGGTAATTGCTGCTCGGGAGCTTCATGCCTTCGACAAGAACGGAGCCGTTTCCGCTTGCAGAAATGCTCACGGTTGCTTCGCCCTGGAGGCCGAAGTAGTTACCCAATTCCTGTCTAAAGGTTTGCGTGCGGTTCTGTGCGAATTTTAACAGATCGCTACCGCTGGGAGACCAGTTGAATGCCGACTGATTGCGCGGCCAGCGCTGTTCGTCACGTTGCTGTTCGGAGCTCGGAATCATGGCGGCCATCGCCTGCACGGTCTTCTGGACCTTTTCGTAAGTCAGGTAGTCGTTCAAGAGAATGCAGCCCTGGTTGATGAACAAACGCTTGAAATCGGGATTGGCCAAAAGTTTTTTGAGCATGTTTCCGATAGTGGTATTTGCGCCGCCACCGAAGCCCCAGCCTCCGCCTATACCGCCACCAATGCCGCCGCCCATGCCGGGCCATTGGCCGCCTTGTCCGGGGTCTTGTCCGCCCGGTTGTTGTCCATTTCCTTGGCCGTTATCCATGGTGGCGCTACCCAGCACCCACTGGAACATGTTCTGGCTTTCGGTATCGAATCCCGAAATGCCCGGAGAGAATCCGTAGCCGTGGTCGACGTCAAAAATCATGAACTTGAACGGGATTCCCTTTTCGGGGCTGCCCCATGCGCGAATGTTGTTATTCGGCCAGTCGCCGTTATGAATATACATTTCGGCAATCATGTACTGGGCGAAGCTGCTCACGTTCAATTTTTGCTTGACTTCTTCGTAAGACGGATTGTTTTCGCCTGCGAAGTTTCCGCTGGTAATCATGTTTGTCAGCTGGCCAAATTCTGCACTGGAGGCTCCGTTGGTGCCGCTGGGCGCCCATCCGTTGACGCAACCCTGGTCGCCGTTGCCGCAGTTCTTGACTACGTTAATGGATTTAGAATCAATGCCATAGTTTGTTTCTACAAAGCTTCTGTTCAGGCGTTCGCGCAAGTCGTGAATGCCAAAATATTCACCGTTGTAGAATACCACCACTTGTAAGCTACGCTGGTAATCTACTTCGGTACCTTCCATAAGGCTCACCAGCATCGGGTCGCCAAAGTAATCCGTCCAGAAACGGTTACCGTTGTTGCGCAAGTTGAAGCTCTTCATTTTCTTTGCTTCGGGGCGGGTCTTGAAGAACGAATACTTGAGCACCTTGTCACCGTAGTCGTCGTTATCCATCTTGATGGCGACACTCTTCTTGGGTTTGTAGCGGCTCCAGTTTCCGATAATCGAAATGCCTGCGTCAATTTCCCATGTCTTTTCGGTGGTGGAGCTTCCTTTTTCGAAGTATTCCACGTGCACGGGGAGTTCGGTGTCTTTCCAGAAGTTTGCCTGTTGGCAGGGCTCGGTGCATTTCGGGTTGTTGTTGTCCGAGACGTTGCCTCCGCCAAAGCCGCCCA
Above is a genomic segment from Fibrobacter sp. UWB5 containing:
- a CDS encoding CotH kinase family protein — encoded protein: MNKKALLLPIIVSTLIIGCSDDSKDTNSLTNPIGEDPYTTPYIDPNTGDYIDPSTGDTIPTVPYVNPETGDTVPAFQVVDPNTGDTVQVPVVIPDPVQNNPSSNSQPATSSNSLDPNGTPNPDPNDPNQNIQISSASQPLSSSSGLKEYDDNHKAKATFLPKAGFYSNLTIEPPTPQKGGQIKCTFDGSFPTQNSESITQAKQITQNTVVRCSEFVNGQAADTTTQTYFINEKVSMPVVALTVNHHDMFDSSAGLYATGDLTNNGGMGMMGGFGGGNVSDNNNPKCTEPCQQANFWKDTELPVHVEYFEKGSSTTEKTWEIDAGISIIGNWSRYKPKKSVAIKMDNDDYGDKVLKYSFFKTRPEAKKMKSFNLRNNGNRFWTDYFGDPMLVSLMEGTEVDYQRSLQVVVFYNGEYFGIHDLRERLNRSFVETNYGIDSKSINVVKNCGNGDQGCVNGWAPSGTNGASSAEFGQLTNMITSGNFAGENNPSYEEVKQKLNVSSFAQYMIAEMYIHNGDWPNNNIRAWGSPEKGIPFKFMIFDVDHGYGFSPGISGFDTESQNMFQWVLGSATMDNGQGNGQQPGGQDPGQGGQWPGMGGGIGGGIGGGWGFGGGANTTIGNMLKKLLANPDFKRLFINQGCILLNDYLTYEKVQKTVQAMAAMIPSSEQQRDEQRWPRNQSAFNWSPSGSDLLKFAQNRTQTFRQELGNYFGLQGEATVSISASGNGSVLVEGMKLPSSNYQGKFFTGMQMQLQAIPSAGSVFSGWSDGSTANPRLIDISGNTNITAQFK